In the genome of Nonomuraea sp. NBC_00507, the window CGGCGGCGCCGAGCCACTCGGTCAGGCGGAACATGTGTCCCGTGACCGGGGCGGACTCCGACGAGCGCAGCCAGTGCAGCACACGCTCCTCAGCGGTGCGCTGGGCATGCGAGAGCGCATCCCGGTCGACCAGCATCTTGTGTGCGAGGGTGCGCAGGCTGACCGGGTCCTCGGCGAACAGCCGGTGCACGGCCACCGCCAGCTCGAGTTTGTCCAGGCCGCGGAACAGGTTGTCCACCACTCGAACCATGGCGTGGTCGGTGTCGGACGGCACGGGGCCGGCGGATGCCGTGCCGGGCGTCGGGTACGCGGGAGTCCGCGGGGCGCCGCCCTTGGAGGCGTCCCCCCCAGGGACGGCGGGCAACGATCCGGTGCTCGGACCGCCGGGGACGGCCGGGAACGACCCGGTGCTGGGACCGCCGGGGACGGCTGGCAACGACCCGGTGCTGGGACCGCCGGGGACGGCTGGCAACGACCCGGTGCTCGGACCGCCCGGGATGGCCGGGAACGACCCGGTGCTCGGACCGCCGGGAACGGGCCCGCCCGAGCTCGGGATGCGGGGCAGGGAGCCGGTGTCCTGGCGGCCGGACTGGGGGCCTGCGGGGCGCTGCGGGAGGCGTTCGGGCTGACCGGGGCGCTGGGGGAGGCCGCTCTCGCCAGCGTGGCCCTGGCGCGGGCTGCCGCCGCCTTGCGGTTGCGCGGGGAAGGAGCCGGTGTGGCGCTGTGGGCCGCTCTCCGGTTGCGCGGAGCCGGTCTGGCGTTGCGGGCCGCTCTCCGGCTGCGCGGGGAAGGACCCCGCCTGGCGTTGCGGGCCGCTCTCCGGCTGCGCCGGGAAAGACCCCGCCTGACGCTGTGGGCCGCTCTCCTGCTGGGCGGGGACGGACCCGGTCGGACGCCCGCCGTCCGATGGAGGCGCCGTCTGGTGCTGGGAGCCGGCATCCGCGGCAGAGAAGGGGGTCGCCTGACGCTCCGGCGGCTGGCCGGGGAAGCCGGCGTTCTGGCGTTGCGGCGGGCCGTCACCCTGGGCGGCGGCGAAGGGGCCGGCGGTTTGCGGTTGCCGCGCGGGGCCTTCCGGCCGCGCCGCGGGGGAACCACCCTGGGCGGGGGCGAACGGACCGCTCTGGGCGGCGAACGAGCCGGTCTGCGGCTCCGGCCCCGTCCTTCTGGTCTCGTCCTGAGCGGGGGTGGCGCCGCGCTGCAGCGGGCGCGTCACCTCCGGGTGATCCGGCTGTCCGGCCTGGCGCTGGACGGGGATGCGGCCGAGGATCTCGCGGAAGATCGAGCCGATCACGACTTCGGGCGTCGCGGACGGGGTGCTCAGGTCGCTGGGGGACAGGCGGCGCAGCCGCTGCCAGCCGCCGAGACCGGTGATCGCCGTACGGGTGGCCTCGGGCCAGCCGGGCAACGCCGGGTCGACTTGGTGGACCGTCAGCGCGGGCAGCAGGTCGATCAGCGGCAGGTGGTCCCAGCGAGAGAAGGCCAGCCTGGCGAGGCGTTCGCAGATCCAGTCGAGGCCCGCCATGCCGAGCGCCTTCGACAGGGCGAGCGAGGACCACCACCCCGCGGGCAGGCGCGGATCGCCCAGCGCCTCGGCCACCTGCTGTGGTCGGCTCCAGCGCAGAGCAGGGACTAGGTCGCTCAGGCAGATCGATGACTCGACTTCCATCGGCGGACCTTATCCTCCCCAGTGAGCCGCGTGGTGGCGCCCGTTACGCATGTGGCTAATGGTGCAGCCTACGCGGCAAGCTATCAATCAGTGTGAATTGGGTAAAGACGGTTCAGATCCAAACCGTACCGTGGACGGCCGCCCACCTGGGCCACACATGCGGCACCCGCACGGCAACCTGACTCCAAAGCGCCCCGCTCGCCGACCCCCTGCAAACTTGCTGTGAGAAACCCCGCGGCGAAGGCGTCACCTGCTCCGGTGGAGTCTACGACCTCGGCGGGCAAAGCGGGGGCCGTTGCCACGATCGCGCCGTCCACGGCGGCCAGCGCGCCCTCGGCGCCCTGCTTCACGACCGCTGTGCCATTTCTCTCACTCAGCAGTACGGCGGCGCGCTCCGCGGTTGAGGCACCGGTGAGCAGAAGGGCTTCGTCGAGGTTGGGGATGACCAGGTCGGCAGCGGCGCTCTCACACAGGAAACGTTCAACGCCGAAGTCCCGCAGCGGTCCCGTCGAGGCCGGGTCGACGCTGATCGCCACGCCCGCGGCCGCCGCGTCCGCCATGGCGACCCTGGCCAGGCGCAGACCAGGTGCGGTGAAGAACACGTATCCGGACAGATGGAGCCGGCCGACGCCGTCCAGCAGGGCGGGGTCCCAGTCCTCGTCGGAGATCAGGCCGCCCGCGCCGCGGTTGGTGAGCATCGAACGCTCGCCGCTTCTGTCCACCATCGCGATCACCACGGCGGTGGGATGGTCGGGATCCACCGTCACGTGGGGGCGCACCCCGGCCTTGACCAGTTCGGCGGTGTGCCAGTCGCTGCTGTCGTAGCCGAGCCTGGCCAGCAGGCGGGTATCGGCGCCCAGGCAGGCGGCCCAGGCGGCGGTGTTCGCGCCGGAGCCGCCGGGGCGCAGCACGATGTCGGCGGTCGTGTCGGTGCCCGACATGACCGGCGAACCGTGCAACGCCACCACATCGGTGACCACGTCACCGATGACCAGCAGGCCCCGGTCCGTCACAGCGGCCTCAGATGTCACCGTCGCGCCCAGGCAAGGGCGATCCGGGTGGCCAGGGCGGTGTTGCCGCGTACGGCGGCCAGGTTCGCCTCCAAGGAGGCGCCGCCGGTGCCGTTCACCAGGTAGCCCAGCAGGAACGGGGTGATCGCCTGCCCCTTGACGCCCTCGCGCTCGGCGGCGGCCAGCGCCTCGGCCAGCACGCGGTCGTGCAGCTCGGGGTCGAGCTGCAGGTCCTCGCGGACAGGGTTGGCGACGATCAGCGCCGTCTCCTGGCCGCCGAGCGCGTCCTGGCCGCGCATGATCTCCGCGGCCTCCTCGGGCGACTCGATCCGCCAGTCGATCGGCTGACCGGAAGAGTGCAGGTAGAAACCGGGGAAGGTGTCGGTGCGGTAGCCCACCACGCTCACGCCCCTGGTCTCCAGCCGCTGCAGCGTCGCCGGCACGTCGAGGATGGACTTCACGCCCGCGCACACGACCGTGATCCGGGTACGGGCCAGCGTGTCGAGGTCGGCGGACTCGTCCTGATCCTCGGTCCAGCCACGGTGCACGCCGCCGAGCCCGCCGGTGGCGAACACCCGGATCCCGGCGCGCGCGGCCAGGAACGACGTGGCCGACACGGTGGTCGCGCCGCTGGCCTTCAGCGCCGCCGCCACGGGCAGGTCCCGCTGGCCCAGCTTGCGCAGCCCGGACTCGGTCGCGATGCGCTCCAGCTCCACCTCGGTCAGGCCGATCCTGGGCACGCCGTCCAGCACGGCGATCGTGGCCGGCACGGCTCCCGCGGCGCGGACGACTCCCTCCAGCTCACGTGCCACCTCCAGGTTGCGCGGCTGCGGCAGTCCGTGGGAGATGATCGTGGACTCCAGCGCGACCACGGGCGCGCCGTTGGCCAGAGCCTCGGCCACCTCGTCGGACGGCTGGAGTACGGGGTCGGTGGTGCGGCGCATGGTCGGTTTCGTGCTCCTCGCGTAATCCTTGCCCTGCTCAGGGCGAACGTGGAAGTTTACGGCATTTCCGGGGATCCGTAGGTCGCCGGGCCTCGGTGTTCCCCGTGAGGTGATGTTTCCTGGAACGTGCCGTCCCGAGCAGCATCGCATCGCGAGCCCGAGCCGATCAAGAAACCCTTCCCCCGGCGTTGACGAGGGTCGTGGTTTGGGCTTTAAAGTGCGGGGATGAGGTCGTATGACGTGATTGTCGCAGGGGGCGGGCACAACGGGCTGGTCGCGGCCGCCTACCTGGCCGGGGCCGGCCGGCGGGTCCTGGTGCTGGAGCGGTTGGACCATGCGGGCGGGCTGGCGATCTCGGCGCAGGCGTTCCCCGGCGTGGACGTGCGGCTGTCGCGCTACTCCTACCTGGTCAGCCTCCTGCCCTCGAGCATCGTCCGCGATCTAGGGCTAGACCTGGAGCTGCGGCGGCGCCGCTACGCCTCGTACACACCCACAGGTGACACCGGGCTGCTGGTCGACAACGAGGACGCGGCGCGTACGGCGGCCTCGTTCGCGGCCGTCACCGGCGGCGGAGCCGATCACAAGGCCTGGGACGACTTCTACGGCATGACCGCGCGGGTGGCGCGGGCCCTGGCCCCCACCCTGCTCGAACCCCTGCGCACCCCCGCTGAGATCGAGCGCCTGGTCGGCGCCGAAGCATGGCGTGAGCTGTTCCAGCGGCCGATCGGCGAGAGCGTCGACGAGCGGTTCGGCGACGACACCGTGCGCGGCGTCGTGCTCACCGACGCGCTCATCGGCACGTACGCCGATCCGGCCACCGACCTGCTGGCCAACCGGTGTTTCCTCTATCACGTGATCGGCGACGGCACCGGCGAGTGGAACGTGCCCGTCGGCGGCATGGGCGCGGTGTCCGGGGCGCTCGAGGCGGCGGCCCGGCGGGCGGGCGCCGAGATCAGGACCGGTGCGGAGATCATCGGGATCTCGCCGTCCGGTGAGGTCGCGTTCGTTGACGCGGACGGCGAGCACGCGGTGAACGGCGGGCATGTGCTGGTCAACCTGCCGCCCGCGGTGCTGGACCGGCTGCTCGGCAGGCCTGAGGCGGTGCCCGAAGGGGCGCAGCTGAAGGTCAACATGGTCCTCAGCAGGCTGCCGAGGCTGAAGGACACCTCCGTCGAACCGCGGGCGGCCTTCAGCGGGACGTTCCACATCAACGAGGGGCGCGACCAGCTGGCGACGGCGTACGCGCAGGCGGCGCGGGGGGAGATCCCGGCGCTGCCGCCGGCCGAGGTCTACTGCCATTCGCTGACCGACCCGTCGATCCTCGGGCCCGGGTTGAGGGGGAGGGCGGAGACGATGACGTTGTTCGGGCTCCACATGCCCGCCCGACTTTTCCGGAAAAATCCCGATAAGGCGCGTGACGATGCTCTC includes:
- a CDS encoding carbohydrate kinase family protein, coding for MTDRGLLVIGDVVTDVVALHGSPVMSGTDTTADIVLRPGGSGANTAAWAACLGADTRLLARLGYDSSDWHTAELVKAGVRPHVTVDPDHPTAVVIAMVDRSGERSMLTNRGAGGLISDEDWDPALLDGVGRLHLSGYVFFTAPGLRLARVAMADAAAAGVAISVDPASTGPLRDFGVERFLCESAAADLVIPNLDEALLLTGASTAERAAVLLSERNGTAVVKQGAEGALAAVDGAIVATAPALPAEVVDSTGAGDAFAAGFLTASLQGVGERGALESGCRAGAACVAQVGGRPRYGLDLNRLYPIHTD
- a CDS encoding pseudouridine-5'-phosphate glycosidase, coding for MRRTTDPVLQPSDEVAEALANGAPVVALESTIISHGLPQPRNLEVARELEGVVRAAGAVPATIAVLDGVPRIGLTEVELERIATESGLRKLGQRDLPVAAALKASGATTVSATSFLAARAGIRVFATGGLGGVHRGWTEDQDESADLDTLARTRITVVCAGVKSILDVPATLQRLETRGVSVVGYRTDTFPGFYLHSSGQPIDWRIESPEEAAEIMRGQDALGGQETALIVANPVREDLQLDPELHDRVLAEALAAAEREGVKGQAITPFLLGYLVNGTGGASLEANLAAVRGNTALATRIALAWARR
- a CDS encoding phytoene desaturase family protein; its protein translation is MRSYDVIVAGGGHNGLVAAAYLAGAGRRVLVLERLDHAGGLAISAQAFPGVDVRLSRYSYLVSLLPSSIVRDLGLDLELRRRRYASYTPTGDTGLLVDNEDAARTAASFAAVTGGGADHKAWDDFYGMTARVARALAPTLLEPLRTPAEIERLVGAEAWRELFQRPIGESVDERFGDDTVRGVVLTDALIGTYADPATDLLANRCFLYHVIGDGTGEWNVPVGGMGAVSGALEAAARRAGAEIRTGAEIIGISPSGEVAFVDADGEHAVNGGHVLVNLPPAVLDRLLGRPEAVPEGAQLKVNMVLSRLPRLKDTSVEPRAAFSGTFHINEGRDQLATAYAQAARGEIPALPPAEVYCHSLTDPSILGPGLRGRAETMTLFGLHMPARLFRKNPDKARDDALRATFASINSVLAEPIEDCLLQAPDGTPCVEAKSPVDLEREAGLPGGHIFHTDLSWPYAEEGQGGWGVETEHERILMCGAGARRGGGVSGIGGHNAAMALLTS